In Struthio camelus isolate bStrCam1 chromosome 4, bStrCam1.hap1, whole genome shotgun sequence, a genomic segment contains:
- the IGFBP7 gene encoding insulin-like growth factor-binding protein 7: MPPCGLLLLLLLAALPALPAEGEAGGCGPCEAARCPALPARGCPLGRVRDACGCCWQCGRGEGEACGGEGRCAAGLECVKSRKRRKAKGNPGPAAAAGPLGVCVCKSRYPVCGSDGLTYGSGCQLRAASLRAQSRGEPAISQRSKGACEQGPSIVTPPKDIWNVTGAQIYLSCEVIGIPTPVLIWNKIIRGQYGVQRMELLPGDRENLAIQTRGGPEKHEVTGWVLISPLSKEDAGEYECHASNAKGEATASAKIHVVETLHEIALTKDDGAEL, from the exons ATGCCGCCTtgcgggctgctgctgctgctgctgctagcggcgctgccggcgctgccggcggagggcgaggcgggcggctgcgggccgtgcgaggcggcgcggtgcccggcgctgccggcgcggggctgcccgctgGGCCGGGTGCGGGACGCctgcggctgctgctggcagtgcgggCGCGGCGAGGGCGAGGCGTGCGGCGGCGAGGGGCGCTGCGCCGCCGGCCTCGAGTGCGTGAAGAGCCGCAAGCGCCGCAAGGCCAAGGGCAacccgggccccgcggccgccgccggcccgctcgGCGTGTGCGTGTGCAAGAGCCGCTACCCGGTGTGCGGCAGCGACGGGCTCACCTACGGCAGCGGCTGCCAGCTGCGCGCCGCCAGCCTGCGCGCTCAGAGCCGCGGCGAGCCCGCCATCAGCCAGCGCAGCAAGGGAGCCTGCGAGCAAG GACCTTCCATTGTGACCCCTCCTAAGGACATCTGGAACGTGACGGGAGCACAGATCTACCTGAGCTGTGAAGTCATAGGCATCCCAACCCCCGTCCTCATCTGGAACAAA ATAATTCGAGGACAGTATGGTGTCCAGAGGATGGAGCTTCTGCCTGGGGACCGAGAGAACCTGGCTATCCAGACCCGAGGGGGCCCTGAGAAACACGAAGTGACTGGTTGGGTCCTG ATATCTCCTCTGAGCAAAGAAGATGCTGGAGAGTACGAGTGTCATGCATCAAATGCCAAAGGAGAAGCAACAGCTTCTGCAAAAATCCACGTTGTGGAAACCCTGCATGAAATAGCCTTGACCAAAG